A genome region from Flavobacterium sp. includes the following:
- the glmS gene encoding glutamine--fructose-6-phosphate transaminase (isomerizing), protein MCGIVGYIGHREAYPIVIKGLKRLEYRGYDSAGVMLYDDESGIKVCKTKGKVSDLEAKSQEGFTINGNIGIGHTRWATHGVPNDVNSHPHVSNSGDLVIIHNGIIENYAPLKEELIKRGYTFKSDTDTEVLVNLIEEVQKNEKIKLGKAVQIALNQVVGAYAIAVFDKKNPNEIVAARLGSPLAIGVGEGEFFIASDASPFIEYTSNAVYLEDGEMANIRLHKPLKIRKIKDDSLVDPYIQELQMNLEQIEKGGYDHFMLKEIYEQPSVIKDTYRGRLHANEGIVQMAGVEDNIEKFLNAKRILIVACGTSWHAGLVAEYIFEEFTRIPVEVEYASEFRYRNPIINKDDVVIAISQSGETADTMAAIKLAKENGAFVFGVCNVVGSSISRESHAGAYTHAGPEIGVASTKAFTTQITVLTMIALRLGKAKGTLSNPDFHAYLQELELIPEKVAEALETNERAKEIAAKFKDAPNCLYLGRGYNFPVALEGALKLKEISYIHAEGYPAAEMKHGPIALIDEQMPVIVIAPKQGHYDKIVSNIQEIKSRSGKIIAVVTKGDIQVRELADYVIEIPETSDALSPLITTIPLQLLSYYIAVMRGCNVDQPRNLAKSVTVE, encoded by the coding sequence ATGTGTGGAATTGTTGGATATATCGGCCATCGAGAGGCCTATCCTATCGTTATCAAGGGCTTAAAGCGACTTGAATACAGAGGATATGATAGTGCCGGCGTTATGTTGTATGATGACGAATCAGGTATCAAAGTTTGTAAAACAAAAGGTAAAGTTTCAGATCTTGAAGCTAAATCTCAGGAAGGTTTTACAATAAATGGTAATATTGGAATTGGACATACCCGTTGGGCAACCCACGGTGTTCCAAATGACGTGAACTCACATCCTCATGTTTCAAATTCAGGCGATTTAGTAATTATCCATAACGGGATTATCGAGAATTATGCTCCGCTTAAAGAAGAATTAATTAAGAGAGGATACACTTTTAAATCTGATACTGATACGGAAGTTTTAGTAAACTTAATTGAAGAAGTTCAGAAAAATGAAAAAATTAAACTTGGAAAAGCAGTTCAAATTGCTTTAAACCAGGTTGTAGGAGCTTATGCAATTGCAGTTTTTGACAAGAAAAACCCAAATGAAATTGTCGCTGCACGATTAGGAAGTCCATTGGCAATTGGAGTTGGTGAAGGGGAATTCTTTATCGCTTCTGATGCATCTCCATTTATTGAATATACTTCGAATGCAGTATATTTAGAAGATGGTGAAATGGCAAATATCAGACTTCATAAGCCTCTAAAAATCAGAAAAATTAAAGATGACTCTTTAGTAGATCCTTATATTCAGGAACTTCAAATGAATTTGGAGCAGATTGAAAAAGGAGGTTACGACCATTTCATGCTAAAAGAAATCTACGAACAGCCAAGCGTAATTAAAGATACTTACAGAGGAAGACTTCATGCCAATGAAGGAATCGTTCAAATGGCTGGTGTTGAAGATAACATCGAAAAATTCTTAAATGCAAAAAGAATTCTAATCGTAGCTTGCGGTACTTCATGGCACGCAGGTTTAGTTGCAGAATATATCTTTGAAGAATTTACACGTATTCCGGTTGAGGTAGAATATGCTTCTGAGTTTAGATACAGAAACCCAATCATCAATAAAGATGATGTAGTAATCGCTATTTCTCAATCTGGAGAAACTGCAGATACTATGGCAGCTATTAAATTAGCCAAAGAAAACGGAGCGTTTGTATTTGGAGTTTGTAATGTTGTAGGATCGTCTATTTCAAGAGAAAGTCATGCAGGTGCTTACACGCATGCAGGACCTGAGATTGGAGTAGCTTCTACAAAAGCATTTACAACTCAAATCACGGTTTTAACTATGATTGCGTTAAGATTAGGAAAAGCAAAAGGAACGTTGTCAAATCCTGATTTCCATGCTTACTTGCAAGAATTAGAATTAATTCCTGAAAAAGTTGCCGAAGCTTTAGAAACAAACGAAAGAGCAAAAGAAATTGCTGCTAAATTTAAAGATGCGCCAAACTGTCTTTATTTAGGTAGAGGATATAATTTCCCAGTAGCATTAGAAGGAGCTTTAAAACTTAAAGAGATCTCTTATATTCATGCTGAAGGTTATCCTGCAGCCGAAATGAAACACGGGCCAATTGCTTTAATTGATGAGCAAATGCCAGTAATTGTAATTGCACCAAAACAAGGTCATTATGATAAAATTGTAAGTAACATTCAGGAGATTAAATCACGCAGCGGAAAAATTATTGCTGTTGTTACAAAAGGTGATATTCAGGTTCGCGAATTAGCTGATTATGTAATTGAAATTCCTGAAACTTCAGATGCATTATCACCGCTTATTACGACGATTCCATTGCAATTACTTTCATACTACATTGCAGTTATGAGAGGATGTAATGTCGATCAACCACGTAACCTTGCAAAATCTGTTACGGTAGAATAG
- a CDS encoding DUF4270 domain-containing protein produces the protein MYNTSFIKKILLALTVVLLYSCDKDFNAIGDDLIGDDHFGLESEKYDVIAYNQEVTPIQSNSLVTNALGIYNNPVFGTTTANYNTQVGLAAYAPSVGDAPVVDSVVVNIPYFSHVKQIDTNGKNVYVLDSIYGKESDAALNLSIYESKYQMRSSYFDNGGQLAQLYYTDQNNDFDTNRGTTLLNDDLNQLENSKFFFSSKEINEVTYDKDNKKVNTLSVPAMRLKLNKAFFQTKILNAPKEKLSAADVFQEYFRGLYFKVGQSGSSPTNMALMDFSKGKITVYYKAKTDVTTDADDVKENRTIVINLTGSNVDLLQDVKNATYQNAVASRNTTTGDKNLYLKGGQGSLAIIELKDFASKLEEIRTNKWLVNEANLVFNVDSEKMAVKGAGDLQAIEPKRVYLYDFTNSTVLLDYSADGSSSITPDARMSKVIFGGIINVDATTKRGTSYKIRITNHIRNLIKTTTATNVKLGLVVSDDISVITSNKLKNRIATDDPNNYFSQAPRASVMNPLGTILFGNNIPSTDSNYDKRLRLEVYYTKPNK, from the coding sequence ATGTACAATACTTCTTTTATTAAGAAAATTCTATTAGCCTTAACGGTTGTTCTTTTATATTCTTGCGACAAAGATTTTAATGCAATTGGTGATGATTTGATTGGTGATGATCATTTTGGTCTGGAATCTGAAAAGTATGATGTTATAGCTTATAATCAAGAAGTAACTCCAATTCAGTCAAACTCTCTAGTAACGAATGCACTTGGGATTTATAATAATCCGGTTTTCGGAACAACAACAGCAAATTACAATACACAAGTTGGTCTTGCTGCTTATGCTCCGTCAGTAGGTGATGCGCCTGTAGTAGATAGTGTAGTGGTTAACATACCTTATTTCAGTCATGTTAAACAAATAGATACTAATGGAAAAAATGTTTATGTACTAGACTCTATTTACGGAAAAGAGTCAGACGCAGCTTTAAATCTAAGTATTTACGAGTCAAAATATCAAATGAGAAGTTCTTATTTTGATAATGGCGGACAATTAGCGCAGCTTTATTATACAGATCAAAATAATGATTTTGATACTAATAGAGGAACAACATTATTAAATGATGATCTAAATCAATTAGAAAACAGTAAATTCTTTTTTAGTTCAAAAGAAATTAATGAGGTAACATACGACAAGGATAATAAAAAGGTTAACACTTTGTCAGTGCCTGCAATGCGTTTAAAATTAAATAAGGCATTTTTTCAAACTAAAATTTTGAATGCCCCAAAAGAAAAACTTTCTGCGGCGGATGTATTTCAGGAATATTTTAGAGGATTGTATTTTAAAGTTGGACAATCTGGCAGCAGCCCGACTAATATGGCATTAATGGATTTTTCTAAAGGAAAAATTACAGTTTATTATAAGGCAAAAACAGATGTTACGACAGACGCTGATGATGTAAAAGAGAACAGAACTATAGTGATTAATTTAACAGGAAGTAATGTTGATTTACTTCAGGATGTTAAAAATGCCACTTATCAAAATGCTGTTGCTTCAAGAAATACAACAACAGGAGATAAAAACCTTTATTTAAAAGGAGGCCAAGGTTCTTTGGCGATTATTGAACTTAAAGATTTTGCTTCTAAATTAGAGGAAATCAGAACTAATAAATGGCTTGTAAACGAAGCAAATTTAGTTTTTAATGTAGATTCAGAAAAAATGGCCGTAAAAGGAGCTGGAGATTTACAAGCTATAGAGCCAAAAAGAGTTTATTTATACGATTTTACAAATAGTACCGTTCTTTTAGATTATTCTGCTGATGGAAGTTCAAGTATAACACCAGATGCCAGAATGTCAAAAGTTATTTTTGGAGGAATAATAAATGTTGATGCAACAACAAAAAGAGGAACCAGTTATAAAATTAGAATAACAAATCATATTCGAAATCTTATAAAAACGACTACTGCTACTAATGTAAAATTAGGACTTGTTGTATCGGATGATATAAGTGTTATAACATCAAACAAATTGAAAAATAGAATTGCGACAGACGATCCAAACAACTATTTTTCGCAAGCACCAAGAGCATCAGTTATGAATCCGTTAGGGACAATATTATTTGGTAATAATATTCCGTCTACAGATTCAAATTATGATAAACGACTGAGACTTGAGGTTTACTACACGAAACCAAATAAATAA
- a CDS encoding glycogen/starch synthase translates to MKDKRILYVSSEVVPYLAENEVSLMSYDVPKMINDQGGQIRIFMPRYGNINERRHQLHEVIRLSGMNLVVNDLDMPLIIKVASIPKERIQVYFIDNDEYFKRKATFADEEGALYPDNDERAIFFAKGVVETVKKLNWVPDIIHVHGWLAAMLPIYMKHYYKNEALFNDTKIVTSVYGQSFDENLDMEMINKVKFDGVPHESIADLEVPNYENILKASILHSDAVIIASENVSPSLTKFIESSGKPFLPFATKDAFAEAYTNFYKQMGL, encoded by the coding sequence ATGAAAGATAAGAGGATATTATACGTATCATCTGAAGTCGTGCCATATTTGGCTGAAAATGAAGTTTCTTTAATGTCTTATGACGTTCCAAAAATGATTAATGATCAGGGCGGACAAATAAGAATTTTCATGCCAAGATATGGAAATATCAACGAGAGAAGACATCAATTACATGAGGTAATCAGACTTTCAGGGATGAATTTGGTAGTGAATGATCTAGATATGCCATTGATTATCAAAGTAGCTTCGATTCCTAAAGAAAGAATTCAGGTTTATTTTATTGATAATGATGAATATTTTAAACGTAAAGCCACTTTTGCAGATGAAGAAGGAGCTTTATATCCTGATAATGACGAACGTGCTATATTTTTTGCCAAAGGAGTTGTTGAGACTGTAAAAAAATTAAATTGGGTTCCGGATATTATTCACGTACACGGATGGCTTGCTGCTATGCTGCCAATTTATATGAAACACTACTATAAAAACGAAGCTTTATTTAACGATACAAAAATCGTTACTTCGGTTTATGGCCAGTCTTTCGATGAAAACCTGGATATGGAAATGATTAACAAAGTCAAATTCGACGGTGTTCCGCATGAATCCATTGCAGATCTTGAAGTGCCTAACTACGAAAATATTTTAAAAGCAAGTATACTACATTCAGATGCAGTAATCATTGCGTCAGAAAATGTTTCTCCAAGTTTAACAAAATTTATAGAATCTTCAGGAAAACCTTTTTTACCTTTCGCCACGAAAGATGCATTCGCTGAGGCGTATACAAATTTCTATAAACAGATGGGTCTTTAA
- the panC gene encoding pantoate--beta-alanine ligase yields the protein MFALNFNNTAMHIFYGKVALIAYLKTIKTANSTIGFVPTMGALHQGHLALMQRSLKENDDTVVSIFVNPTQFNNPEDLEKYPRTLEEDVKKMRGLSDKIILYAPSVDDIYEGNTISQSFDFDGLENQMEGKFRPGHFNGVGTIVKRLFEIVTPTNAYFGEKDFQQLQIVKKLVEKNNLPVNIVGCPIFREDNLLAMSSRNERLTPEERKEASIIYKTLTEAKEIFQNSTPQETIEFVENAFKNNERFELEYFVIADESTLLPIDHKTNDKKYRAFIAVFVNSIRLIDTISLN from the coding sequence ATGTTTGCACTAAATTTTAATAATACCGCCATGCATATTTTCTACGGTAAAGTAGCTCTGATAGCTTATTTAAAAACTATCAAAACCGCAAATTCAACTATCGGATTTGTCCCAACCATGGGAGCTTTACACCAAGGACATCTGGCTTTAATGCAGCGATCACTTAAAGAAAATGACGATACTGTTGTTAGTATTTTTGTGAATCCAACGCAGTTTAACAACCCTGAAGATCTTGAAAAATACCCTCGTACTCTTGAAGAAGACGTAAAAAAAATGAGAGGATTAAGTGACAAAATAATCTTATATGCTCCTTCTGTAGATGATATTTATGAAGGAAACACAATTTCGCAGTCATTTGATTTTGATGGTTTAGAAAATCAAATGGAAGGAAAATTCCGTCCGGGGCATTTTAATGGAGTTGGAACCATCGTAAAACGATTGTTTGAAATCGTTACTCCAACCAATGCTTATTTTGGCGAAAAAGATTTTCAGCAGCTTCAAATTGTTAAAAAACTGGTAGAAAAAAATAATTTACCGGTAAATATTGTAGGCTGCCCTATTTTTAGAGAAGATAATCTTTTGGCGATGAGTTCTCGTAACGAAAGATTAACTCCGGAAGAAAGAAAAGAAGCTTCAATTATTTACAAAACCTTGACTGAAGCCAAAGAAATATTCCAAAACAGTACGCCTCAGGAAACAATCGAATTTGTCGAAAATGCATTCAAAAACAACGAAAGATTTGAATTAGAATATTTCGTCATTGCTGATGAATCGACATTATTACCTATCGATCATAAAACAAACGACAAAAAATACCGTGCGTTTATAGCAGTATTTGTTAATTCTATAAGACTGATAGACACCATTTCATTAAATTAA
- the panD gene encoding aspartate 1-decarboxylase — translation MQIQVIKSKIHRVKVTGADLNYIGSITIDETLLEASNIIEGEKVSIVNINNGERFETYAIKGEKNSGEITLNGPAARKVQKDDIIIIISYATLDFEEAKTFKPWIIFPNENDNSLT, via the coding sequence ATGCAAATTCAAGTTATAAAATCAAAAATTCATCGAGTAAAAGTTACCGGAGCTGATTTAAATTATATTGGCAGTATTACTATTGATGAAACTTTACTAGAGGCTTCAAACATTATTGAAGGCGAAAAAGTATCTATTGTTAACATTAATAATGGTGAACGTTTTGAAACTTACGCTATTAAAGGAGAAAAAAATTCAGGTGAAATCACTTTGAATGGTCCTGCAGCCAGAAAAGTTCAAAAAGACGACATTATTATTATCATTTCGTATGCAACCCTGGATTTTGAAGAAGCAAAAACCTTCAAACCATGGATTATTTTCCCGAATGAAAACGATAATTCGTTAACATAA
- a CDS encoding alpha/beta hydrolase-fold protein yields the protein MKKVYLLITLISVSVFSQKKFDNIQSEKLGEERRITIGLPASYDAKSDKKYPVLYLLDGDYLFDPFYGAVSYGNYWDDIPEMIIIGIHQNKDEERYDDTTIDQNEGLPFEKGAKFFEFIGSELIPYIEKKYRTSPFRMIAGHDVTASFANFYLYKENPLFNAYICLSPELAPKMEVRIAEKFAKIQQPIFYYLSAGGGDIKKIKEPIEKLDSNIKIANNPLVNYKYDVFKNATHYMEVLHSIPSALYQIFEVYRPINSAEYNDKIAILETGYADYLEKKYNTMSEVLGVQIPVRISDFKVIETLILKKNAYDELGKMAEIGNVNYPKAMLGEYELGLMYEKMGDPKHASKKYQNASQMEPIGDLNKDLMYEKIDEMNTLAKKTK from the coding sequence ATGAAAAAAGTTTACCTACTAATTACATTAATTTCCGTTTCTGTTTTTTCTCAGAAAAAATTTGACAATATTCAATCTGAAAAACTGGGAGAAGAAAGAAGAATAACAATTGGACTGCCCGCTTCTTACGATGCAAAATCAGATAAAAAATATCCGGTTTTGTATTTATTAGACGGAGATTATTTATTTGATCCGTTTTACGGAGCTGTTAGTTATGGTAATTATTGGGATGATATTCCGGAAATGATCATCATTGGCATACATCAAAATAAAGATGAAGAACGTTATGACGATACCACAATAGATCAAAACGAAGGTTTGCCTTTTGAAAAAGGAGCAAAGTTTTTTGAATTTATAGGTTCTGAATTGATTCCATACATTGAAAAAAAGTACCGCACTTCACCGTTTAGAATGATTGCAGGTCACGATGTAACAGCAAGTTTTGCCAATTTTTATTTGTATAAAGAAAATCCGCTTTTCAACGCTTACATTTGTTTAAGTCCGGAGTTAGCACCAAAAATGGAAGTTCGTATTGCAGAAAAATTTGCCAAAATACAACAGCCTATATTCTACTATCTTTCTGCCGGCGGCGGAGATATTAAAAAAATTAAAGAACCAATTGAAAAACTAGACAGTAATATTAAAATTGCAAATAATCCGTTAGTGAATTATAAATATGATGTATTCAAAAATGCAACACACTATATGGAAGTTTTGCATTCTATACCAAGTGCATTATACCAGATTTTTGAAGTTTACAGACCCATAAATTCTGCAGAATACAATGATAAAATTGCGATTCTTGAAACAGGTTATGCAGATTATCTGGAAAAAAAATACAATACAATGTCTGAAGTTTTAGGCGTACAGATTCCGGTAAGAATAAGCGATTTTAAAGTAATCGAAACTCTTATTTTAAAGAAAAACGCCTACGATGAATTAGGAAAAATGGCTGAAATTGGAAATGTAAATTATCCCAAAGCCATGTTGGGAGAATATGAATTGGGCTTGATGTACGAAAAAATGGGCGATCCGAAACATGCTTCAAAAAAATACCAAAATGCTTCTCAAATGGAACCTATTGGGGATTTGAATAAAGATTTGATGTATGAGAAAATTGACGAAATGAATACGCTTGCCAAAAAAACCAAATAA
- the radA gene encoding DNA repair protein RadA gives MSKVKTSFFCQNCGTQYSKWQGQCNACKEWNTIAEEIIQKQEKVAWKSEPTSTSKAPRPLKITEIDSAQEIRMDTTDGELNRVLGGGIVPGSLTLLGGEPGIGKSTLLLQISLKLPYKTLYVSGEESQKQIKMRAERITPNSDNCYILMETKTQNIFKQIEAIEPEIVIIDSIQTLHTDYIESTAGSISQIRETTAELIKFAKETNIPVILIGHITKDGNIAGPKILEHMVDTVLQFEGDRNHIYRILRSLKNRFGSTSELGIYEMLGSGLREVSNPSEILISHKDEELSGTAIATTLEGMRPLMIEIQSLVSTAVYGTPQRSTTGYNAKRLNMILAVLEKRAGFRLGAKDVFLNVTGGISVDDPAIDLAVVAAILSSNEDIPVGKGFCFAGEVGLSGEIRPVNRVDQRIQEAEKLGFDTIFVSKYNKIALKNTGIKIELVAKIEDVASILFG, from the coding sequence ATGTCAAAAGTTAAAACTTCTTTTTTTTGTCAAAATTGCGGAACCCAGTATTCTAAATGGCAGGGACAGTGCAACGCATGCAAAGAATGGAATACTATCGCCGAAGAAATTATTCAAAAACAGGAAAAAGTAGCCTGGAAAAGCGAACCAACCTCAACGAGTAAAGCGCCAAGACCTTTAAAAATAACCGAAATTGATTCGGCTCAGGAAATCCGAATGGATACTACTGACGGTGAATTGAATCGTGTTTTGGGAGGCGGAATTGTTCCGGGATCTTTAACGCTTTTGGGCGGTGAACCGGGAATCGGGAAAAGTACGCTTTTGCTTCAAATTTCATTAAAATTACCTTATAAAACTTTATACGTTTCTGGTGAAGAAAGTCAGAAACAAATAAAAATGCGTGCCGAAAGAATAACGCCAAATAGCGATAACTGCTATATTTTGATGGAAACAAAAACGCAAAATATCTTCAAACAAATTGAAGCAATTGAGCCTGAAATCGTAATCATCGATTCAATCCAGACCTTGCATACCGATTATATTGAATCAACCGCCGGAAGTATTTCTCAAATTAGAGAAACAACCGCAGAATTGATCAAATTTGCTAAAGAAACCAATATTCCTGTTATTTTGATCGGACATATTACTAAAGATGGAAATATCGCCGGACCAAAAATTCTGGAACACATGGTCGATACAGTTCTTCAGTTTGAAGGCGACAGAAACCATATTTACCGAATTCTACGTTCGCTTAAAAACCGTTTTGGTTCAACTTCTGAACTCGGAATTTACGAAATGCTCGGAAGCGGTTTGCGAGAAGTCAGTAATCCGTCAGAAATTCTGATTTCGCATAAAGACGAAGAATTATCCGGAACCGCAATCGCAACTACGCTTGAAGGAATGCGTCCGTTAATGATCGAAATACAATCTTTGGTAAGTACCGCTGTTTACGGAACTCCACAAAGAAGCACAACAGGATATAACGCCAAGCGTTTAAACATGATTTTGGCGGTTTTAGAAAAAAGAGCCGGATTCCGTTTAGGCGCAAAAGACGTTTTCCTAAACGTTACCGGAGGAATTTCTGTTGACGATCCCGCAATTGACCTTGCCGTTGTTGCTGCGATTTTATCATCAAACGAAGATATTCCGGTTGGAAAAGGTTTTTGTTTTGCCGGCGAAGTTGGACTTTCGGGAGAAATTCGTCCCGTAAATCGCGTAGACCAGCGCATTCAGGAAGCCGAAAAATTAGGTTTCGATACTATTTTTGTTTCTAAATACAATAAAATTGCTTTGAAAAATACAGGAATCAAAATTGAACTTGTAGCAAAAATTGAGGATGTTGCAAGCATTCTTTTTGGTTGA
- a CDS encoding biosynthetic peptidoglycan transglycosylase has translation MNFPKQKIYKALKILAVIVVLLCIGLYFFRNSLLKQAIAKVTHKMAVDYNSDFSIKEASFNGLSSIKLTDVVLVPKNADTLLKINKIETSVSLSNLLIGDVQVGTLNVNKGYIQLVKKGKVRNFDAFLKRNRDDDSEKNEKRKYGTFAYRIISKLLNLVPTDMNLENFQFKIDDNGKKTSVAINKLVLSDKKLETNIHVVSKDFDQRWNLKGFADPRNQKADIRFFNLDTGAIRVPYLDERYNLKASFDSIRLNVENIDKSGSEFHLDGFTSIVNLKINHPKIASKDVIIKNARFDYRFLLGDDFISIDSTSTMTLNKIKLRPYISYDTEKDTVYTLKVDIPKMKAQDFIVSLPDGLFTHFQGMQATGNFDYKLDFKFNKNKPYTLVFDSKLNKEDLRITKYGEADLNKLNGEFVYRAIIQNVLQRPVLVGTGNPNYTPLDQISPYLRKCVLTTEDPSFFSHRGFINEAFKQSILKNIRTKKFSRGASTISMQLIKNVFLTREKTLSRKLEEILLVYILENNRIVSKERMLEVYFNIIEWGPNVYGIGEASHFYFQKSPSALNVDECLYLATIIPKPRKFMYQFNDEGNLKDYAIKNQKFLKNLMFRRGLLVPEDTIGILPVYISGNARSLIKIKAPDSTAVQVDSLATRDEFDL, from the coding sequence ATGAATTTTCCCAAACAAAAAATCTATAAAGCTTTAAAAATACTGGCTGTAATAGTCGTTTTGCTTTGCATCGGATTATATTTTTTCCGCAACTCGCTTCTAAAACAGGCAATTGCAAAAGTAACCCACAAAATGGCTGTTGATTATAACAGTGATTTTTCTATAAAAGAAGCTTCTTTTAACGGACTTTCAAGCATTAAACTTACAGATGTTGTTTTGGTTCCCAAAAATGCCGACACGCTTTTAAAAATTAACAAAATCGAAACCAGCGTCAGTCTAAGTAATTTATTGATTGGTGACGTTCAGGTTGGAACTTTAAACGTTAATAAGGGCTATATTCAATTAGTAAAAAAAGGAAAAGTCCGCAATTTTGATGCTTTCTTAAAAAGAAACAGAGATGACGATTCTGAAAAAAATGAAAAGAGAAAATACGGAACTTTTGCTTATCGCATCATTTCAAAATTACTGAATTTAGTTCCAACTGATATGAATTTGGAAAACTTCCAATTCAAAATTGACGACAATGGCAAAAAAACTTCTGTAGCCATAAATAAATTGGTTTTAAGCGACAAAAAGCTTGAAACGAATATTCATGTTGTAAGCAAAGATTTTGATCAGCGCTGGAACTTAAAAGGTTTTGCTGATCCTAGAAATCAAAAAGCTGATATTCGTTTCTTCAATTTAGATACAGGAGCAATCAGAGTTCCTTACTTAGATGAAAGGTATAATTTAAAAGCAAGTTTTGATTCGATACGTTTAAATGTTGAAAATATTGATAAAAGCGGAAGTGAATTTCATCTTGACGGCTTCACTTCTATCGTAAACTTAAAAATCAATCATCCAAAAATTGCCAGCAAAGATGTGATCATAAAAAACGCTCGTTTTGATTATCGTTTTTTATTGGGTGATGATTTTATTTCGATTGACAGTACCTCAACTATGACGTTGAACAAAATCAAGCTGCGTCCGTATATTTCGTATGACACTGAAAAAGATACCGTTTATACTTTGAAAGTCGATATTCCGAAAATGAAAGCGCAGGATTTTATCGTTTCGCTTCCTGATGGTTTATTTACACATTTCCAAGGAATGCAGGCAACAGGAAATTTCGATTATAAACTCGATTTCAAATTCAATAAAAATAAACCTTATACACTTGTTTTTGACAGTAAACTCAACAAAGAAGATTTACGAATTACGAAATATGGTGAAGCGGATTTGAACAAACTAAATGGCGAATTCGTGTATCGTGCCATTATTCAAAATGTGTTGCAGCGCCCGGTTTTAGTTGGAACAGGAAATCCAAATTACACACCGCTCGATCAAATTTCGCCTTATTTGAGAAAATGTGTGTTAACAACTGAAGATCCTTCTTTCTTTTCTCATCGAGGTTTTATCAATGAAGCATTTAAACAATCGATTCTAAAAAACATCAGAACCAAAAAATTCTCACGCGGCGCCAGTACAATCAGCATGCAGTTGATTAAGAATGTTTTCCTTACAAGAGAAAAAACGCTTTCGCGAAAGCTGGAAGAAATTTTGTTGGTTTATATTTTAGAAAATAACCGAATTGTAAGCAAAGAAAGAATGCTGGAAGTTTATTTCAACATTATTGAATGGGGACCAAATGTATACGGAATTGGCGAAGCGAGTCATTTTTATTTCCAAAAAAGTCCTTCGGCTTTAAATGTTGACGAATGTTTGTACTTGGCAACGATTATTCCGAAACCGCGAAAATTCATGTATCAGTTTAATGATGAAGGAAATCTAAAAGACTACGCGATAAAAAATCAAAAGTTTTTAAAGAATTTAATGTTCCGTAGAGGTTTATTAGTTCCTGAAGATACAATTGGTATTCTTCCTGTTTATATTTCTGGAAATGCGCGTTCGCTTATAAAAATAAAAGCTCCAGATTCAACAGCTGTTCAGGTTGATTCTTTGGCGACTAGAGATGAGTTTGATTTGTAA
- a CDS encoding DUF4262 domain-containing protein, with product MAEENKKEIYFKRVYDNIKNIGYHTTAIMEEKDFTPFAYSTGIFENFKIPELFISGLGPNLSGELIKNYADKYKFEKIPLNTKNYDLTDRFPIYFIKVNKIDLEDYVLTSIKFYKDRDYEYLQLVFPDLKGNFPNEPNYDYDQKIIGDLTL from the coding sequence ATGGCAGAAGAGAACAAAAAAGAAATATATTTTAAGCGAGTTTATGACAATATAAAAAACATTGGCTATCACACAACAGCAATAATGGAAGAAAAGGATTTTACACCTTTTGCATATTCTACCGGAATATTTGAAAACTTTAAAATACCTGAATTATTTATTTCTGGACTCGGGCCAAATTTATCAGGAGAGTTAATTAAAAACTATGCAGACAAATATAAATTCGAAAAAATCCCCTTAAACACAAAAAATTATGACCTCACTGATAGATTTCCTATTTACTTTATAAAAGTTAATAAAATAGATTTGGAAGACTATGTTCTGACTTCGATTAAATTCTATAAAGATCGAGATTATGAATATTTACAATTGGTATTTCCTGATTTAAAGGGAAATTTTCCAAATGAACCTAATTATGATTATGATCAAAAAATAATTGGAGATCTGACCTTGTAA